From a region of the Gaiellales bacterium genome:
- a CDS encoding FGGY family carbohydrate kinase, translating into MTVLVGVDQGTTGTRAVAFDRELRRLAEVYHPAAVTHPQPGWIEKDASETVESVRLSLAELASAVDGEIAAVGLDNEGETVIAWDAATLEPLAPAVVWGSRASQPVVERLAAEGRGERIEQLSGLPLDPYFSATKMRWLVEQDERVSAAATAGTLRMGTFDAYITARLGGSARTEPSTAGRTQLQALRSPGRWDDELLALHGVERAWLPEVGPSVGDLGTLGGLPLRALLVDQTASLAGHGALRTGDAKATYGTGIFLLQQAGPAPPGDGNGLIPIVAWQVADEAAYALDGGVFSAGTVLTWLREGLGALADAADSESLALSVPDTGGVRFLPALAGVGAPWWLPDARAVIGGITAGTTRAHIVRAALDALCFRVRDIVDRLPEQPAVLRVDGGLTANGYLVQRQADVLGIPVEVAPAAETTALGAAAMAGVGAGLLSLDDLVELTAGGRRVEPRDRSRAEDDYRQWRLFADTAVRL; encoded by the coding sequence GTGACCGTCCTCGTCGGCGTCGACCAGGGGACGACCGGCACGCGGGCCGTCGCCTTCGACCGAGAGCTTCGGCGGCTGGCGGAGGTCTACCACCCGGCGGCGGTGACGCACCCGCAGCCCGGGTGGATCGAGAAGGACGCCTCCGAGACGGTCGAGAGCGTGCGCCTGTCGCTCGCCGAGCTGGCGTCGGCGGTGGACGGCGAGATCGCCGCGGTTGGGCTCGACAACGAGGGCGAGACGGTGATCGCCTGGGACGCAGCGACGCTCGAGCCGCTGGCGCCGGCGGTTGTCTGGGGATCGCGTGCGTCTCAGCCGGTGGTGGAGCGGCTCGCCGCCGAGGGTCGCGGGGAGCGGATCGAGCAGCTGTCCGGGTTGCCGCTCGACCCGTACTTCTCGGCGACCAAGATGCGATGGCTGGTCGAGCAGGACGAGCGCGTCTCGGCGGCGGCGACGGCCGGGACGCTTCGCATGGGGACGTTCGACGCATACATCACCGCGCGGCTCGGCGGCAGCGCCCGCACCGAGCCGTCGACCGCCGGCCGCACGCAGCTGCAGGCGCTGCGCTCGCCGGGACGGTGGGACGACGAGCTGCTCGCCTTGCACGGCGTCGAGCGAGCCTGGCTGCCCGAGGTCGGGCCGTCGGTCGGCGACCTCGGCACGCTCGGGGGACTGCCGCTGCGGGCGCTCCTGGTCGACCAGACGGCGTCGCTGGCCGGCCACGGGGCGCTTCGCACGGGCGACGCGAAGGCGACGTACGGGACGGGCATCTTCCTGCTGCAGCAGGCCGGGCCGGCCCCGCCGGGCGACGGGAACGGGCTGATCCCGATCGTGGCATGGCAGGTCGCAGACGAGGCGGCGTATGCGCTGGACGGCGGGGTGTTCTCGGCCGGGACGGTGCTCACCTGGCTGCGCGAGGGGCTCGGCGCACTCGCCGACGCGGCGGACAGCGAGTCGCTCGCGCTGTCGGTGCCGGACACCGGCGGCGTGCGGTTCCTGCCTGCGCTCGCCGGGGTCGGCGCGCCATGGTGGCTGCCCGACGCGCGGGCGGTGATCGGTGGCATCACGGCCGGAACGACGCGGGCCCACATCGTCCGCGCGGCGCTGGACGCGCTCTGCTTCCGCGTGCGTGACATCGTCGACCGGCTCCCCGAGCAACCGGCGGTGCTGCGGGTGGACGGCGGGCTCACCGCGAACGGGTACCTCGTCCAGCGCCAGGCCGACGTGCTCGGGATCCCGGTCGAGGTGGCGCCGGCGGCCGAGACCACGGCGCTCGGTGCGGCCGCGATGGCCGGGGTCGGCGCCGGGCTGCTGTCGCTCGACGACCTGGTCGAGCTGACGGCCGGCGGCCGGCGGGTCGAGCCGCGTGACCGGTCGCGGGCGGAGGACGACTACCGCCAGTGGCGCCTGTTCGCGGATACCGCCGTCCGGCTCTGA